GCTCGCCGTCGAGCACGATGAAGGTCTCGTCGGTGTCGGCGTGGCTGTGCCAGACGAAATCGCCGTGCAGCTTCACCACCTTGAACTGGTAGTCGTTCATCTCGGCGATCACTCGCGGCTGCCAGGTCTCAGTGATGCGGCCGAGCTTGTCCTGCAGGTTGATCGGTTGGCGTTGGGTCACGGTGGTTTTCTCCTTGGGATCGTTCTGTCCAAACTACTGCTGGTCCCTGGAGCGGTCTTGCAGGAACTTGCGCTTCGGTGTCGCTCCCCGTGTTGCGGTTGGTCGCCGGGCAGCGCTGAGCAGCGCAAAGCGGGCGACTATGCTCAGAACCTCGCGCCCTTTTTCGCCGGAGATCGCCATGCCCACGCCCGCTCCCATCGCCCGCCCCAGCGTCATTCCCTGCCTGCGCTACCGCGATGCGCCGCAGGCCATCGACTGGCTGTGCGCCACCTTCGGTTTCCAGCGGCAGCTGGTGGTCGCCGATGACCACGGCGGCATCGCCCACGCGCAGTTGGCGCTGGCCGATGGCAGTGGGCTGGTGATGCTCGGGTCGCTGCACGACAACGAGTACGGCCGGCTGATGCGCCAGCCCGACGAGATTGGCGGCTGCACCCAGAGCATCTATGTGGTGGTGAGGGATGCCGAGGCGCTGTATCGCGCGGTAGTGGACGGTGGCGCGCAGA
This Pseudomonas sp. ATCC 13867 DNA region includes the following protein-coding sequences:
- a CDS encoding VOC family protein, which translates into the protein MPTPAPIARPSVIPCLRYRDAPQAIDWLCATFGFQRQLVVADDHGGIAHAQLALADGSGLVMLGSLHDNEYGRLMRQPDEIGGCTQSIYVVVRDAEALYRAVVDGGAQIVIDIKDEDYGGQGFTCRDPEGHIWSFGTYDPWH